In Thermocrinis minervae, a single genomic region encodes these proteins:
- the fabG gene encoding 3-oxoacyl-[acyl-carrier-protein] reductase: protein MLCIDLSGKKALVSGSTRGIGKAIALYLARAGADVIVTGRDKNRAQDVAQEIEKETGTKAFGFELKLDNPEAIKESYDEIEREVGPVDILVNNAGITKDKLFLRMSLEDWEEVLRVNLTGTFVLTSLVVKGMIKKRFGRIINISSVVGFTGNVGQVNYSSTKAALVGFTKSLAKELANRNITVNLVAPGFIKTDMTQNLPEDLKESYLKNIPLGRFGEPEDVAGVVAFLCSPYADYITGQVIHVNGGMY from the coding sequence ATGCTGTGCATAGATCTGTCAGGCAAAAAGGCCCTGGTAAGTGGCTCAACCCGCGGCATAGGCAAAGCTATAGCCCTCTACCTAGCAAGGGCTGGAGCCGATGTAATAGTAACAGGTAGGGACAAAAACAGAGCTCAGGATGTAGCACAAGAGATAGAAAAAGAAACGGGAACTAAAGCCTTCGGCTTTGAATTAAAGCTGGACAACCCAGAAGCCATAAAAGAATCTTACGATGAGATAGAAAGAGAAGTAGGCCCAGTAGATATCCTTGTCAACAACGCGGGGATCACAAAAGACAAACTCTTCTTAAGGATGTCTCTGGAAGATTGGGAAGAGGTGTTAAGGGTAAACCTTACAGGGACCTTCGTGCTTACCTCGCTTGTAGTGAAGGGTATGATAAAGAAAAGGTTCGGAAGGATAATAAACATATCCTCCGTGGTTGGGTTTACGGGCAACGTGGGTCAGGTAAACTACTCTTCTACCAAAGCAGCGCTTGTGGGCTTTACCAAGAGTTTAGCCAAAGAGCTCGCAAACAGAAACATAACCGTAAACCTTGTGGCACCAGGCTTTATAAAGACGGACATGACCCAGAACCTTCCAGAGGATCTAAAGGAATCGTACCTAAAAAACATACCCTTGGGCAGGTTCGGAGAGCCAGAAGACGTGGCCGGAGTGGTAGCCTTCCTCTGTTCTCCATACGCAGACTACATAACGGGGCAGGTAATCCACGTAAACGGTGGCATGTACTAA
- a CDS encoding ATP-dependent DNA helicase: MYQLYEYLVSKGYERRRVQEEFFNVVRDLEGKVYLVEAPTGTGKTYSYLIPIIEEGKKAIISTGTKLLQDQLRRDLETLSNYAYIILGKKLTYTILKGKSNYLCLDAYHRMEQKPIVLEIFLSNPEFNGDLELVDLDPETKEELGIDEDYCSPSYRKICPYFGECYYWTRVRKRLQSSQIIVVNHALLSLMEIEDASERLLIVDEAHELDRYMVSTNSMNISTYFLLKKVVNKLTQDTSSEYNSLKRNIKTFFNYFDPYLEQKDNHPLSSLKEFYDAFMELICIPVINLFAEKSKQLLSEVRKSLESRVYICQELKDYLLELGLFEDLLEHKGTYSGASEEDRKILKNIKDYELLQKRLNKLLNFADAMKKEPDGFGYSISKEWSGRLKDYNYTLSIFPIFSEFPTKKYKGVLFTSATLDPKEFAMSIGVKGKFHKLEHTLPYDRVNFLVYMVDPRDERWKDCLKYAFKYLRSIYDKVLVLLTNKEHAHVFKDEEHIGFQGERNLPLLLKDLQEGNIKALVGFDSLWFGIDIKGQKGILMSKLPFDNPDDPIIFHRIRFLERMGEDSFEYQKRRALIKFRQGVGRLIRSKEDGGTIILCDKRLFKFKEFKKVLEELGINPVRVYV; the protein is encoded by the coding sequence ATGTACCAGCTGTACGAGTACTTAGTATCCAAAGGCTACGAGAGGAGAAGAGTACAGGAAGAGTTCTTCAACGTAGTTAGAGACCTTGAGGGAAAGGTGTACCTAGTAGAAGCTCCGACGGGCACAGGCAAAACTTACAGTTATCTTATACCCATCATAGAAGAAGGTAAGAAAGCTATAATCTCCACAGGTACCAAGCTTCTACAAGATCAACTAAGAAGGGATCTAGAAACTCTCAGCAACTACGCTTACATAATCCTAGGCAAGAAACTCACTTATACCATACTAAAAGGGAAAAGTAACTACCTTTGTTTAGACGCTTACCACCGGATGGAACAAAAACCGATCGTTCTTGAGATTTTCCTCTCAAACCCAGAGTTTAACGGAGACCTAGAGCTAGTAGACTTAGATCCAGAAACGAAAGAGGAGCTAGGTATAGATGAAGACTACTGTAGTCCAAGCTACAGGAAGATATGCCCTTACTTTGGCGAGTGTTATTATTGGACAAGGGTGAGAAAGAGGTTACAGAGCTCTCAGATAATAGTCGTTAACCATGCCCTCCTGTCCCTCATGGAAATAGAAGATGCTTCCGAAAGACTCCTTATAGTGGACGAAGCCCACGAGCTTGACAGATATATGGTAAGTACCAACTCAATGAACATAAGCACCTACTTTCTCCTAAAGAAAGTAGTGAACAAGCTAACGCAGGATACAAGTTCAGAGTACAACAGCTTGAAGCGTAATATAAAGACCTTCTTTAATTACTTCGATCCTTATTTGGAGCAAAAAGACAACCATCCTCTTAGCAGCCTTAAAGAGTTTTACGACGCTTTTATGGAGCTTATATGTATCCCTGTAATCAATCTTTTTGCAGAAAAGAGTAAACAGCTGCTTTCTGAAGTCAGAAAAAGCTTGGAAAGTAGGGTATATATATGCCAAGAGCTAAAAGACTATCTTCTTGAGCTTGGCCTTTTTGAAGATTTATTAGAACATAAGGGAACATACTCTGGTGCTTCTGAAGAGGACAGAAAAATACTAAAAAACATAAAGGATTATGAACTACTACAAAAACGGTTAAACAAGCTGCTCAACTTTGCCGATGCTATGAAGAAAGAACCCGATGGCTTTGGCTACTCGATAAGTAAAGAGTGGAGCGGAAGGTTAAAAGACTATAACTACACACTATCCATCTTTCCCATCTTCTCCGAGTTTCCCACCAAAAAGTACAAAGGTGTCCTCTTTACTTCAGCCACTTTAGACCCTAAAGAGTTTGCTATGAGTATTGGAGTAAAAGGCAAGTTTCATAAACTTGAGCACACCTTACCCTACGATAGGGTGAACTTCCTAGTCTATATGGTGGACCCAAGGGATGAAAGATGGAAAGATTGTCTTAAGTACGCCTTCAAGTATCTGAGAAGTATTTACGATAAGGTACTTGTACTTTTAACCAACAAGGAGCATGCCCACGTATTCAAAGATGAGGAGCATATAGGTTTTCAAGGAGAAAGAAACCTGCCTTTACTTCTCAAAGACCTTCAAGAAGGAAATATAAAAGCTTTAGTAGGTTTTGACAGTCTTTGGTTTGGTATAGACATAAAGGGTCAGAAGGGGATATTGATGTCCAAGCTGCCTTTTGATAACCCAGATGATCCCATCATATTTCACAGGATAAGGTTCCTAGAGCGGATGGGAGAAGACTCCTTTGAATACCAAAAAAGAAGGGCACTCATAAAGTTTAGGCAGGGTGTGGGTAGGCTTATAAGGTCAAAGGAAGACGGTGGCACTATAATCCTATGCGACAAAAGACTGTTTAAATTCAAAGAGTTTAAAAAGGTGCTAGAAGAACTGGGAATAAACCCAGTTCGTGTATACGTTTAA
- a CDS encoding NifU family protein, with amino-acid sequence MGMPTREEIEAVLDEIRPALRFDGGDVELVDVTEDGTVLVRMIGACAGCGMSVLTLKAGIERALRNRFPEIKEVKDVNLDIPTTFGF; translated from the coding sequence ATGGGTATGCCTACTAGAGAAGAAATAGAGGCTGTTTTGGATGAGATAAGGCCAGCCCTTAGGTTTGATGGAGGAGACGTGGAATTAGTGGACGTTACAGAGGATGGTACCGTCTTGGTTAGGATGATAGGGGCGTGTGCAGGTTGTGGTATGTCCGTTCTTACTCTGAAGGCAGGTATAGAAAGGGCTCTTAGGAATAGGTTCCCAGAGATAAAGGAGGTAAAGGACGTAAACCTTGACATTCCTACCACCTTTGGCTTTTAA
- the rimM gene encoding ribosome maturation factor RimM (Essential for efficient processing of 16S rRNA) — MQEKEDKHDKAHYVVIGRIRDTYGIKGWLKVEPYLSVKHWSKLKGVYLKKKGGDYVPFELEGVKKHHKMVVIKFKGCDSLECADRFIGAKVFLPEEYLPKVSKDEYYFFQIEGKEVVTEDGKYLGKITGVLELSPYFLLEIDEGKLYVPFVSALVKSVEDKVYVENSLAELLEEENDT, encoded by the coding sequence ATGCAAGAAAAGGAAGACAAACATGATAAAGCTCACTATGTGGTGATAGGTAGGATAAGAGACACCTACGGAATCAAAGGATGGCTTAAAGTAGAACCCTACCTATCTGTAAAACATTGGAGCAAGCTAAAGGGAGTTTACCTCAAGAAGAAGGGGGGAGATTACGTACCCTTTGAACTGGAAGGTGTCAAGAAGCACCATAAAATGGTAGTGATAAAGTTTAAGGGTTGTGATAGCTTGGAATGTGCAGATAGGTTTATTGGTGCTAAGGTCTTTCTTCCCGAGGAATACTTGCCTAAAGTTTCAAAGGACGAGTACTACTTTTTCCAGATTGAGGGGAAAGAGGTAGTAACAGAAGATGGTAAGTATCTTGGGAAGATTACAGGAGTGTTGGAACTCAGCCCTTACTTCTTGCTTGAGATAGATGAGGGTAAGCTCTACGTTCCCTTTGTCAGTGCCCTCGTTAAGTCCGTTGAGGACAAGGTATACGTAGAGAACTCTTTGGCTGAACTTTTGGAGGAAGAGAATGATACTTGA
- a CDS encoding glycerophosphodiester phosphodiesterase: MILDCLSKKPFSVVGHRGSSEGYQENTIAAIEHAIKVGADLVEVDVRSTKDGVLVLSHDKDLKRVFGMDMLLREVDYKQVKEKLPTLEEVLEVVNGRVCMLLEIKEADIVDSLVKLIQKLGVQSWCAIISFDDQTIRMVKELLPDVITGLVYAKPPGRIFDAKKLGCKLVVPHWKIATKKANDKSHQLGLKVIAWTVNDEETALECYQRGVDAIATDFPSMLVKLRESLLQ; the protein is encoded by the coding sequence ATGATACTTGATTGTTTGTCTAAGAAGCCTTTTTCTGTTGTAGGACATAGGGGTTCTTCAGAAGGCTACCAAGAGAATACCATAGCAGCCATAGAACATGCCATAAAGGTGGGTGCTGACCTTGTAGAGGTGGACGTAAGGTCTACCAAGGATGGTGTTCTTGTACTGTCACATGACAAAGACCTAAAGAGGGTATTCGGGATGGATATGCTCCTAAGGGAGGTTGATTACAAACAGGTCAAAGAAAAGCTTCCTACTCTGGAAGAAGTACTTGAAGTTGTCAATGGAAGGGTGTGTATGCTCCTTGAGATAAAGGAAGCGGATATAGTGGATAGCTTGGTAAAGTTGATACAAAAGCTTGGAGTTCAAAGCTGGTGCGCCATAATATCCTTTGACGATCAGACCATTAGGATGGTTAAGGAACTCCTCCCTGACGTTATCACAGGTCTGGTGTATGCAAAACCACCTGGTAGGATCTTTGATGCTAAAAAGCTGGGCTGTAAGCTGGTTGTTCCTCACTGGAAGATAGCCACAAAGAAGGCAAACGATAAGAGTCATCAACTTGGTTTAAAAGTCATAGCATGGACAGTAAACGACGAAGAGACAGCCCTAGAGTGCTATCAGAGGGGAGTGGATGCTATAGCTACAGACTTCCCTTCTATGCTTGTAAAACTTAGGGAATCCCTCCTTCAATAG
- the fmt gene encoding methionyl-tRNA formyltransferase codes for MSLRVLFMGTSQFAVPSLKKAFESFQVVGLVCQPDRPAGRGLRLTPPPTKRVAQELGLEIFQPERKKDLLPIVEKTKPELILVVSYGMILPKEVLDFPKYGCLNLHASLLPLYRGASPIQRSLMAGEEKTGNTVILMDEGMDTGPILSQEEEPIREEDNLSTLSERLAIKGSELLIKTAMAWVEGSIKPVEQDEKRATYAPPVQKEEFRICWKATASSVRDRIRGLYPNTYCYLESGERIKILKASVLPYQGEPGQVIDDRDLLVACGEDSLLVEELITPKGKRVSGKDFIKGYKVKYLY; via the coding sequence ATGAGTTTAAGGGTACTCTTTATGGGAACATCCCAATTTGCAGTACCGAGCCTAAAGAAAGCCTTTGAGAGTTTTCAGGTGGTAGGTTTAGTGTGTCAACCTGACAGGCCAGCAGGTAGAGGTCTAAGACTTACACCCCCACCCACCAAAAGGGTAGCACAAGAGCTCGGTCTTGAAATCTTCCAACCAGAGAGGAAAAAGGATCTCCTTCCCATAGTCGAAAAAACGAAGCCTGAGCTAATACTCGTGGTCTCTTACGGAATGATCCTACCGAAAGAAGTCTTAGATTTTCCTAAGTACGGATGTTTAAACCTTCATGCCTCTTTACTTCCTCTCTACCGTGGGGCTTCTCCCATCCAGAGGTCCTTGATGGCAGGGGAAGAAAAGACTGGGAACACGGTCATACTCATGGACGAGGGTATGGATACAGGCCCCATACTCTCACAAGAAGAGGAACCCATACGAGAAGAAGACAACCTATCAACTCTTTCAGAAAGGCTTGCCATCAAAGGTTCAGAACTTCTTATAAAAACGGCCATGGCTTGGGTGGAAGGGTCCATAAAGCCTGTGGAGCAGGATGAAAAAAGGGCAACTTACGCGCCACCCGTGCAGAAGGAGGAGTTTCGTATCTGTTGGAAAGCTACTGCCAGCAGTGTGAGGGATAGGATAAGGGGCCTCTATCCTAACACTTACTGCTACCTCGAGAGTGGAGAAAGGATAAAAATACTGAAAGCTAGCGTCTTGCCTTACCAAGGAGAGCCAGGGCAGGTAATAGATGACAGAGATCTTTTAGTAGCCTGCGGCGAGGACAGCCTCTTGGTGGAGGAGCTCATAACCCCCAAGGGTAAAAGAGTATCGGGAAAAGATTTTATAAAAGGCTATAAGGTTAAATACCTCTATTGA
- the ribD gene encoding bifunctional diaminohydroxyphosphoribosylaminopyrimidine deaminase/5-amino-6-(5-phosphoribosylamino)uracil reductase RibD: protein MTVDERFMSLALDLAREYKGLTHPNPTVGCVIVKDGVVVGKGAHEKAGLPHAEVIALKEAGHRARGATLYVTLEPCSHWGRTPPCVDAIIQAGIKRVVIATLDPNPLVCGQGVSKLRQAGIQVDVGVLEEEARELNEDFFLYITEKRPYVTLKLAQSIDGKIATKTGDSKWISGQKSREFAHRLRHEATAVLVGIGTVLKDDPLLTVRHIPAKKQPLRIVLDPDLEIPMGSKLVVEKSAKTLVVTSSDNTEKIKLLEDMGVEVLRFPSEGGRFNLRDLLKEFHRREIMHILVEGGSQTATEFIKAGLVDRLCVFIGPMVIGSGKTLGDIGVEFVKDTPRFTLRRCQVIDQDVYLEYVR from the coding sequence CTGACAGTAGACGAGCGTTTTATGTCCCTTGCCTTAGACCTGGCAAGGGAGTATAAGGGTCTTACACATCCCAACCCTACCGTAGGTTGTGTCATAGTAAAGGACGGGGTAGTGGTAGGAAAGGGAGCCCACGAAAAAGCTGGGCTCCCACACGCTGAAGTAATAGCCCTGAAAGAGGCAGGGCATAGAGCAAGGGGGGCTACCCTCTACGTTACCCTTGAACCTTGTTCCCATTGGGGAAGGACACCACCCTGTGTGGATGCCATAATCCAGGCTGGGATAAAGAGGGTGGTTATAGCCACATTGGATCCAAACCCGCTAGTTTGCGGACAGGGAGTCTCAAAACTCAGACAGGCCGGTATACAGGTAGACGTAGGTGTACTTGAAGAAGAAGCCAGAGAGCTAAACGAAGACTTCTTTCTGTACATCACCGAAAAAAGACCCTACGTTACCCTAAAGCTTGCCCAGAGCATTGATGGTAAGATAGCTACCAAGACAGGAGACAGCAAATGGATAAGTGGTCAGAAGAGTAGGGAATTTGCCCACAGGCTAAGGCATGAAGCCACAGCCGTGCTCGTGGGAATAGGGACGGTCTTAAAGGATGATCCACTACTGACCGTAAGACACATACCTGCAAAGAAACAGCCCTTAAGGATAGTGCTGGACCCAGATTTGGAAATACCCATGGGGAGCAAGCTGGTGGTGGAAAAAAGCGCCAAGACCTTAGTGGTAACTTCCTCTGATAACACAGAAAAGATAAAGCTTCTGGAAGACATGGGAGTGGAGGTTCTTCGGTTTCCATCCGAGGGTGGCCGGTTCAACTTAAGGGATCTCCTTAAAGAGTTCCACAGGAGGGAGATTATGCACATACTTGTAGAGGGCGGCAGTCAGACGGCCACGGAGTTCATCAAAGCGGGCTTGGTGGACAGGCTCTGCGTGTTCATAGGACCAATGGTCATAGGTTCAGGAAAAACTTTGGGAGACATAGGTGTTGAGTTTGTGAAGGATACCCCAAGGTTTACACTAAGAAGGTGTCAAGTAATAGACCAGGACGTCTATCTAGAGTACGTAAGATGA
- a CDS encoding DUF302 domain-containing protein encodes MLINLESTKSLEEIRQKIEEKAKEKGFGVMAVHEVSKILENKGVPINYSCVIVEVCSPRHASQVLSKNAYISTAMPCRIAIFDQGNKRIISTIDPVAMVEMYNEPELRGVAEEVSKLMKEIMEAGV; translated from the coding sequence ATGCTGATAAACCTAGAGAGTACGAAGAGCTTGGAAGAGATAAGGCAAAAGATTGAAGAGAAGGCAAAGGAAAAGGGCTTTGGAGTTATGGCAGTTCATGAGGTTTCTAAGATCCTAGAGAACAAAGGCGTTCCCATAAACTACAGCTGTGTGATAGTGGAGGTATGCTCACCAAGACATGCGAGCCAAGTTCTTTCCAAGAATGCCTACATATCAACAGCCATGCCGTGTAGGATAGCCATATTTGACCAGGGTAACAAGAGGATAATAAGCACCATAGACCCCGTTGCCATGGTGGAAATGTACAACGAGCCAGAGCTTAGGGGTGTGGCTGAAGAGGTCTCTAAACTCATGAAGGAGATAATGGAGGCTGGAGTCTGA
- a CDS encoding AAA family ATPase: MFSENLLSARSLEYLNLAKELAKAQGESKVDTDHLLLVLLKDENSPLSKYLEKRGIDSRSVYKNVQNYLQRLKSQIDKASEEESKYLIDLRSKIMQVKSDIGSVQTELKNLRRKKEEISRELERARRYGDFWSLTELQMELSTVESLIRQYERQIESVERSLRNVFSPEDVKAFLENKLSIDGLVKKALEKSSLVEQAKELGISPDRIMDKVAKRVFGKEPPFDYAEYLVKVVERAQDKALSEGSATVEPYHIVSALIESKETIAGRILEELQGGEKMKDVTQELKEEEKSALERFGVNLTQLAREGKLDPVIGREKEINQVIEVLLRRTKNNPVLVGDPGVGKTAIVEGLAQRIVNKEVPVELQDKEIVSVDIGSLLAGSKYRGEFEERLKSLLEEVKQKGNIILFIDEVHTVVGAGKAEGAVDAGNMLKPALARGEIRLIGATTVDEYRKYIEKDPALERRFQPIYVDEPTVEETIEILKGLRNKLENHHKVKISDEAIEAAVKLTKRYVTFRKLPDKAIDALDQASARKKLSAVSLPPEVQEIDRKIKSLEEEIQKAYLAGDYEKEAQLKIKKVQLEKEKQALLEKIGSADYRIQELKKRISELDQEIIRAAELGDYEREAQLKIEKVKLEKELKELENKKAKELVVTWDDVAMVVSEWTGIPVSKLKEEEKERLLHLEEELHRRVIDQEHAVVAVAEAIRRARAGLKDPKRPIASFMFLGPTGVGKTELSKALAEVLFGDEDALIRLDMSEFKEEHSVSKLIGAPPGYVGYEEGGKLTEAVRRKPYSVILLDEIEKAHPRVFDLFLQVLDDGRLTDSHGRTVDFRNTVIIMTSNIGSQYLLSIPIEADEKKVEEEFEKAKQKVLEELKYHFRPEFLNRVDEIIVFKPLTMKELLQIVDLIVDSINKRLQERSISIELTEEAKKQIARLGYEPAYGARPLKRTVQRYIETPLANKIIKGEISDGQKVIVDYVNGEFIFTPQ, translated from the coding sequence ATGTTCAGCGAGAACCTTCTTTCAGCTAGAAGCTTGGAGTACCTAAACCTGGCTAAGGAACTGGCAAAAGCGCAGGGGGAGAGTAAGGTAGACACTGACCATCTTCTTCTGGTACTTCTCAAGGATGAAAACTCTCCTCTTTCCAAATACTTGGAGAAGAGGGGAATAGACAGTAGGAGTGTTTACAAGAATGTTCAAAACTACCTCCAAAGACTAAAGAGTCAGATAGACAAGGCCTCCGAAGAGGAGAGCAAGTACCTCATAGACCTGAGAAGCAAGATAATGCAGGTAAAATCGGACATAGGCAGCGTCCAGACAGAACTGAAGAACCTAAGGAGGAAGAAAGAAGAAATAAGCAGGGAGCTGGAAAGAGCCCGTAGGTACGGAGATTTTTGGAGTCTGACTGAGCTCCAGATGGAGCTATCCACGGTAGAGAGCCTTATAAGGCAGTACGAAAGGCAGATAGAGAGCGTAGAGAGGTCTCTAAGGAATGTCTTCTCTCCGGAAGACGTAAAGGCTTTCTTGGAAAACAAGTTAAGCATAGATGGACTTGTTAAGAAGGCTCTTGAAAAGTCTAGCCTTGTCGAACAGGCAAAGGAGTTGGGCATATCGCCCGACAGGATAATGGACAAGGTTGCAAAGAGAGTCTTCGGGAAAGAGCCTCCTTTTGATTACGCCGAGTACCTAGTAAAGGTAGTAGAAAGGGCTCAGGATAAGGCTCTCTCTGAAGGAAGCGCAACGGTGGAGCCTTATCACATAGTCTCCGCCCTCATTGAATCAAAAGAAACTATAGCTGGTAGGATTTTAGAAGAGTTACAAGGAGGTGAAAAGATGAAGGATGTAACGCAGGAGCTTAAGGAAGAGGAAAAGTCTGCCCTGGAAAGGTTTGGTGTGAACCTCACCCAGCTTGCCAGGGAAGGGAAGCTAGACCCTGTCATTGGCAGGGAGAAGGAAATAAACCAAGTGATAGAGGTGTTACTAAGAAGGACCAAGAACAACCCAGTGCTCGTTGGAGATCCTGGAGTTGGAAAGACTGCCATAGTGGAAGGTCTTGCACAAAGGATAGTGAACAAGGAGGTACCAGTAGAGCTTCAGGACAAGGAGATAGTTTCCGTAGACATAGGATCCCTACTGGCAGGTTCTAAGTACAGAGGTGAATTTGAAGAAAGGCTAAAAAGCCTACTTGAAGAGGTAAAGCAGAAAGGTAACATAATCCTCTTCATAGATGAAGTTCACACGGTGGTGGGTGCTGGCAAAGCTGAAGGCGCCGTGGATGCAGGAAACATGCTAAAACCAGCCTTGGCCAGAGGTGAGATAAGGCTCATAGGAGCCACCACAGTGGACGAGTACAGAAAGTACATAGAGAAGGATCCTGCCTTAGAGAGAAGGTTCCAGCCCATATACGTGGATGAACCTACAGTTGAAGAAACCATAGAGATACTGAAAGGGCTAAGAAATAAGCTAGAAAACCACCACAAGGTAAAGATCTCTGATGAAGCCATAGAGGCTGCTGTAAAGCTTACCAAAAGGTACGTTACCTTCAGGAAGCTACCCGACAAAGCCATAGATGCCCTTGACCAGGCAAGCGCTCGTAAAAAACTCTCCGCCGTATCCTTACCACCTGAAGTGCAGGAAATAGATAGGAAGATAAAGTCCCTTGAGGAAGAGATACAAAAAGCCTACCTTGCAGGTGACTACGAAAAGGAAGCCCAGTTGAAGATAAAGAAAGTTCAGCTGGAGAAGGAAAAGCAGGCCTTACTTGAAAAGATTGGTAGTGCAGACTACAGGATACAGGAGCTAAAGAAAAGGATTAGTGAATTGGACCAAGAGATAATACGCGCCGCAGAACTCGGAGATTATGAAAGAGAAGCGCAGTTGAAGATAGAAAAGGTAAAGCTTGAAAAGGAACTCAAAGAGCTTGAGAACAAGAAAGCGAAGGAACTTGTGGTAACTTGGGACGATGTAGCTATGGTAGTATCCGAATGGACAGGCATACCTGTAAGCAAGCTAAAGGAAGAAGAGAAGGAAAGGCTCTTACACCTTGAAGAGGAACTACACAGAAGAGTTATAGATCAAGAACACGCTGTTGTAGCTGTAGCAGAAGCAATAAGGAGGGCAAGGGCTGGTCTTAAGGATCCTAAGAGACCCATAGCTAGCTTTATGTTCTTAGGTCCTACAGGAGTGGGTAAGACAGAGCTTTCAAAAGCTCTTGCCGAAGTACTCTTCGGGGATGAGGATGCACTCATAAGGCTTGACATGTCCGAGTTCAAAGAAGAGCACAGTGTCTCCAAGCTAATAGGTGCACCGCCAGGTTACGTGGGATACGAAGAAGGTGGAAAGCTTACAGAAGCCGTAAGGAGAAAGCCTTACTCTGTAATACTTCTTGACGAGATAGAAAAGGCTCACCCCAGGGTGTTTGATCTGTTCCTACAGGTACTGGATGACGGAAGGCTTACAGACTCCCACGGTAGGACAGTAGACTTCAGGAACACAGTCATAATAATGACCTCCAACATAGGCTCCCAGTATCTCCTATCCATACCTATAGAAGCTGACGAAAAGAAAGTAGAAGAAGAGTTTGAAAAGGCCAAGCAGAAGGTCTTGGAAGAGTTAAAGTACCATTTCAGGCCCGAATTCCTAAACAGGGTAGACGAGATAATAGTCTTCAAACCACTCACCATGAAGGAGCTTCTACAGATAGTAGACCTCATAGTAGACAGCATAAACAAGAGGCTCCAAGAGAGGTCCATCAGCATAGAGCTCACAGAGGAAGCCAAGAAGCAGATAGCAAGACTCGGTTACGAACCAGCTTATGGTGCAAGACCACTTAAGAGAACTGTGCAAAGGTACATAGAGACTCCTCTGGCAAACAAGATAATCAAGGGAGAGATATCTGACGGTCAAAAGGTGATAGTTGACTACGTGAACGGAGAGTTTATATTTACACCTCAGTAG
- a CDS encoding AAA family ATPase codes for MNISEVLRAVSSVLKGKEEVVFLSLACFLSGGHLLIEDVPGVGKTTLALALSRVLGLSFARIQFTSDLLPSDITGVNVYDQQKRSFVFKPGPIFHQTVLADEINRASPKTQSALLEAMAEKKITLDGTTYELPFPFFVIATQNPAEQYGTYPLPESQLDRFSMRISVGYPDRDVEVQIVKGENPLEVVNNLRPLVSLQEIVNTLQQVKRVYISEEVAGFIVDMVRKTRSHPDIILGASTRGAIHLASCAKAVAYMRERDYVVPEDVIDVAPYVLSHRLIVREGIDSFALVKDIVRSVKVP; via the coding sequence ATGAACATAAGCGAGGTACTTCGTGCCGTATCCAGCGTGCTCAAAGGTAAGGAAGAGGTTGTGTTCCTCTCACTTGCCTGTTTTCTCTCTGGTGGGCACCTGCTCATAGAAGACGTACCAGGTGTAGGTAAGACCACTCTAGCCCTAGCTCTTTCTAGGGTCCTGGGTCTTTCTTTTGCCCGTATCCAGTTTACCAGCGATCTACTTCCTTCGGACATAACGGGGGTAAACGTTTACGATCAGCAAAAGAGGAGTTTTGTCTTTAAACCAGGGCCCATATTCCACCAGACGGTCCTGGCCGACGAGATAAACAGGGCAAGCCCTAAGACACAGAGTGCCCTTCTTGAGGCCATGGCCGAAAAGAAGATAACTTTGGATGGTACCACCTATGAGCTTCCCTTTCCCTTTTTTGTGATAGCTACCCAGAACCCGGCAGAACAGTACGGAACCTATCCCTTACCCGAATCTCAACTAGACCGCTTTAGCATGCGTATATCTGTGGGATATCCTGACAGGGATGTGGAAGTACAGATAGTGAAGGGAGAAAACCCTCTAGAGGTGGTAAACAACCTGCGTCCTTTGGTTAGCCTCCAGGAGATTGTAAATACCCTACAGCAGGTCAAAAGAGTGTACATCTCTGAAGAAGTGGCTGGTTTTATAGTGGACATGGTGAGAAAAACAAGAAGCCATCCAGACATAATCCTAGGAGCTTCCACACGTGGTGCTATACATCTTGCCAGCTGTGCCAAGGCTGTGGCTTACATGAGAGAAAGGGATTACGTGGTACCTGAAGACGTTATAGACGTAGCCCCTTACGTGCTTTCCCATAGACTGATAGTCAGGGAAGGAATAGATTCCTTTGCCCTCGTAAAGGATATTGTTAGATCTGTAAAAGTTCCTTGA